A genomic region of Mycobacterium senriense contains the following coding sequences:
- the argF gene encoding ornithine carbamoyltransferase, translating to MIRHFLRDDDLSPAEQAEVLQLAAELKKDPFTARPLEGPRGVAVLFDKNSTRTRFSFEVGIAQLGGHAVVVDARSTQLGRDETLEDTARVLSRYVEAIVWRTFGQERLDAMASAATVPVVNALSDAFHPCQVLADLQTIAERKGSLTGLRMAYFGDGANNMAHSLMLGGVTAGLHVTVAAPDGFAPDEAFVAAARRRAEDTGASVTVTTDADAAARGADVLVTDTWTSMGQEDDGLDRLTPFQPYQINARLLSLADREAIVLHCLPAHRGDEITDEVMDGPASVVWDEAENRLHAQKALLAWLLERSR from the coding sequence ATGATCCGCCACTTCTTGCGCGACGACGACCTGTCGCCCGCCGAGCAGGCCGAGGTGCTGCAGCTGGCCGCCGAATTGAAGAAGGATCCGTTCACCGCCCGCCCGCTGGAGGGTCCGCGCGGCGTCGCGGTCCTGTTCGACAAGAACTCCACCCGCACCCGGTTCTCGTTCGAGGTGGGCATCGCCCAGCTCGGCGGGCACGCCGTCGTCGTCGACGCCCGCAGCACCCAGCTGGGGCGCGATGAAACCCTGGAGGACACCGCGCGGGTGCTGTCGCGCTACGTCGAGGCCATCGTCTGGCGCACGTTCGGTCAGGAGCGCCTCGACGCGATGGCCTCGGCCGCGACGGTGCCGGTGGTCAACGCACTCTCCGATGCGTTCCACCCCTGCCAGGTGCTGGCCGATCTGCAAACCATCGCCGAGCGCAAGGGATCGCTAACCGGTTTGCGCATGGCCTATTTCGGTGACGGCGCCAACAACATGGCCCACTCGCTGATGCTCGGTGGCGTCACGGCCGGCCTGCACGTCACCGTCGCCGCGCCCGACGGATTCGCCCCGGACGAGGCGTTCGTGGCCGCGGCCCGGCGGCGCGCCGAGGACACCGGCGCCTCGGTCACCGTCACCACCGACGCCGACGCGGCCGCGCGGGGCGCCGACGTGCTGGTCACCGACACCTGGACGTCGATGGGGCAGGAGGACGACGGCCTGGACCGCCTCACCCCGTTCCAGCCGTACCAGATCAACGCCCGGCTGCTGTCCCTGGCCGACCGGGAAGCCATTGTGCTGCACTGTCTTCCGGCTCACCGCGGCGACGAGATCACCGACGAGGTGATGGACGGGCCGGCCAGCGTGGTCTGGGACGAGGCCGAAAACCGGTTGCACGCCCAAAAAGCGCTGCTGGCCTGGCTGCTGGAGCGGTCGCGATGA
- the pheS gene encoding phenylalanine--tRNA ligase subunit alpha — protein MGDQPVDLSPEALARAVSAAREAFLRAGDLDTLARVKTEHLGDRSPLALARQALGGVPKDERADAGKRVNAARADAQQAYDDRLAVLRAERDAAVLVAEGIDVTLPSTRQPIGARHPITILAEHIADTFIAMGWELADGPEVESEQFNFDALNFPADHPARSEQDTFYIAPDGSRQLLRTHTSPVQVRTLLARELPVYIVSIGRTFRTDELDATHTPVFHQVEGLAVDRGLTMAHLRGTLDAFARAEFGPEARTRIRPHFFPFTEPSAEVDVWFVGKKGGAGWVEWGGCGMVHPNVLRAAGIDPDVYSGFAFGMGLERTLQFRNGIPDMRDMVEGDVRFSLPFGVGA, from the coding sequence GTGGGTGATCAACCCGTCGACCTGTCGCCGGAAGCCCTGGCCCGAGCGGTCAGCGCCGCCCGGGAGGCCTTCCTGCGCGCCGGCGACCTCGACACCCTGGCGCGCGTCAAGACCGAGCACCTCGGTGACCGCTCACCGCTGGCCCTGGCGCGCCAGGCGCTGGGCGGCGTCCCCAAGGACGAGCGGGCCGACGCCGGCAAGCGGGTGAACGCCGCGCGGGCCGATGCCCAGCAGGCCTACGACGACCGGCTGGCGGTCCTGCGCGCCGAACGCGACGCCGCGGTGCTGGTCGCCGAAGGCATCGACGTCACGCTGCCGTCGACCCGGCAGCCGATCGGCGCCCGGCACCCGATCACGATCCTGGCCGAACACATCGCCGACACCTTCATCGCCATGGGTTGGGAACTGGCCGACGGCCCCGAGGTGGAGTCCGAGCAGTTCAACTTCGACGCGCTCAACTTCCCGGCCGATCACCCCGCCCGCAGCGAGCAGGACACCTTCTACATCGCGCCCGACGGTTCCCGGCAGCTGCTGCGCACCCACACCTCACCGGTGCAGGTGCGCACCCTGCTCGCCCGCGAGCTGCCCGTCTACATCGTCTCGATCGGCCGCACGTTTCGCACCGACGAACTCGACGCCACCCACACGCCGGTGTTTCATCAGGTCGAGGGCCTGGCGGTGGACCGCGGCCTGACGATGGCGCACCTGCGCGGGACGCTGGACGCGTTCGCGCGCGCCGAGTTCGGCCCCGAGGCCCGCACCCGGATACGGCCGCATTTCTTCCCGTTCACCGAGCCCTCCGCCGAGGTCGACGTCTGGTTCGTCGGCAAGAAGGGCGGCGCCGGCTGGGTGGAATGGGGCGGCTGCGGGATGGTGCACCCAAACGTGTTGCGCGCCGCGGGGATTGACCCGGATGTCTACTCCGGCTTCGCCTTCGGCATGGGCCTGGAACGAACGCTGCAGTTCCGCAACGGGATTCCGGACATGCGTGACATGGTCGAGGGCGACGTCCGGTTCTCGCTGCCGTTCGGGGTGGGTGCCTGA
- a CDS encoding adenylate/guanylate cyclase domain-containing protein: MELARRDLDPGEREETEAQSPTQRSPLHSATHWLHSRNRSPGAVALIRRARKLLPGDPEFGDPLSTAGDGGPRAAARAADRLLGDRDAVSREVSLGVLQVWQALTEGVSRRPANAEVTLVFTDLVGFSTWSLEAGDDAALALLRQVARALEPPLLDAGGHIVKRMGDGLMAVFGDPTVAVRAVLAAKEALKSVEVAGHTPRMRVGIHTGRPQRLAADWLGVDVNIAARVMERATKGGIMVSSSTLDLIPQSELDALGVEAKRTRKPVFGAKPAGIPDDLAIYRLKTLKELSGSDDTAETKPQP, from the coding sequence GTGGAACTCGCGCGTCGCGATCTGGACCCGGGTGAGCGCGAAGAGACCGAGGCGCAATCCCCGACGCAACGCTCTCCACTGCACAGCGCGACTCACTGGCTGCACAGCCGCAACCGAAGCCCCGGGGCGGTTGCGTTGATCCGGCGCGCGCGCAAGCTGCTGCCCGGCGACCCCGAGTTCGGCGATCCGCTGTCCACGGCGGGCGACGGCGGTCCGCGTGCCGCGGCGCGCGCGGCCGACCGGTTGCTGGGGGATCGCGACGCGGTGTCACGCGAGGTCAGCCTCGGGGTGCTGCAGGTGTGGCAGGCGCTGACCGAGGGGGTGTCCCGGCGGCCGGCCAACGCGGAGGTGACGCTGGTCTTCACCGATCTCGTCGGCTTCTCGACGTGGTCGCTGGAGGCCGGTGACGACGCGGCGCTGGCGCTGCTGCGCCAGGTGGCGCGGGCGCTCGAGCCACCCCTGCTCGACGCCGGCGGGCACATCGTCAAACGGATGGGCGACGGCCTGATGGCCGTATTCGGCGATCCGACCGTCGCCGTGCGGGCCGTGCTGGCCGCCAAGGAGGCGCTGAAATCGGTCGAGGTGGCGGGTCATACGCCCCGGATGCGGGTCGGGATTCACACCGGGCGACCGCAGCGGCTGGCGGCGGACTGGCTCGGTGTCGATGTGAATATCGCCGCACGGGTTATGGAAAGAGCCACCAAGGGTGGAATCATGGTGTCGAGTTCAACGTTAGATCTCATACCGCAAAGCGAGTTGGACGCGTTGGGCGTCGAGGCCAAACGCACGAGGAAGCCGGTTTTCGGGGCGAAGCCCGCCGGCATCCCCGACGATTTGGCGATATATCGCCTCAAGACTCTTAAGGAGTTGTCAGGCTCTGATGACACAGCCGAGACGAAACCGCAGCCATAA
- the argJ gene encoding bifunctional glutamate N-acetyltransferase/amino-acid acetyltransferase ArgJ translates to MTSTAAHARLLREQGVTAPAGFRAAGIAAGIKASGNRDLALVFNEGPDYAAAGVFTRNKVKAAPVLWSQQVLSTGALRAVILNSGGANACTGPAGFADTHATAEAVAAALSDWGTETGAIEVAVCSTGLIGDRLPMDKVLAGVRTIVQDMAGGLSGGDEAAQAIMTTDTVPKQVALHHPGNWTVGGMAKGAGMLAPSLATMLCVLTTDAAVDAAALDCALRHASARTFDRLDIDGACSTNDTVLLLASGASGVAPSQAELDEAVLRVCDDLCAQLQADAEGVTKRVNVTVQGAATEDDALIAARTIARDSLVKTAVFGSDPNWGRVLAAVGIAPIALDPDRITVSFNGFAVFSDGAGVPGAREVDLSEADIDITVDLGLGDGRVTIRTTDLSHGYVEENSAYSS, encoded by the coding sequence GTGACATCCACGGCTGCGCATGCGCGGTTGCTGCGCGAACAGGGCGTCACCGCGCCGGCCGGGTTCCGGGCCGCCGGCATCGCCGCCGGTATCAAGGCGTCCGGCAATCGCGACCTGGCCCTGGTCTTCAACGAGGGACCCGACTACGCGGCGGCCGGGGTGTTCACCCGCAACAAGGTCAAGGCCGCGCCGGTGCTGTGGAGCCAGCAGGTGCTGAGCACCGGTGCGCTGCGCGCGGTGATCCTCAACTCCGGCGGCGCCAACGCCTGCACCGGACCCGCCGGATTCGCCGACACCCACGCCACCGCCGAGGCCGTCGCGGCCGCGCTGTCGGACTGGGGGACCGAGACCGGCGCCATCGAGGTCGCGGTGTGCTCGACCGGCTTGATCGGTGACCGGTTGCCGATGGACAAGGTGCTCGCCGGGGTGCGCACGATCGTGCAGGACATGGCCGGCGGCCTGTCCGGCGGCGACGAGGCGGCCCAGGCGATCATGACCACCGACACCGTGCCCAAACAGGTTGCGCTGCACCATCCGGGCAACTGGACGGTCGGCGGAATGGCCAAGGGCGCCGGCATGCTGGCCCCGTCGCTGGCGACGATGCTCTGCGTGCTCACCACCGACGCGGCCGTGGATGCCGCCGCCCTGGACTGCGCGCTGCGTCACGCCAGCGCGCGCACCTTCGACCGGCTCGACATCGACGGCGCCTGCTCGACCAACGACACGGTGCTGCTGCTGGCCTCGGGGGCCAGCGGCGTCGCGCCCAGCCAGGCCGAGCTCGACGAGGCCGTGCTGCGGGTCTGCGACGACCTGTGCGCCCAGCTACAGGCCGACGCCGAGGGCGTCACCAAGCGGGTCAACGTCACCGTGCAGGGGGCGGCCACCGAGGACGACGCCCTGATCGCCGCCCGGACGATCGCCCGCGACTCCCTGGTCAAGACCGCGGTGTTCGGCTCGGACCCCAACTGGGGCCGGGTGCTCGCCGCGGTCGGCATCGCGCCCATCGCCCTGGATCCCGACCGGATCACGGTGTCGTTCAACGGCTTTGCGGTCTTCTCCGACGGGGCGGGGGTCCCGGGAGCGCGCGAGGTGGATCTGTCCGAAGCCGACATCGACATCACCGTCGATCTGGGGCTCGGCGACGGCCGGGTGACCATCCGGACCACCGATCTGTCGCACGGTTACGTAGAAGAGAATTCGGCCTACAGCTCATGA
- a CDS encoding rhomboid-like protein produces the protein MLGGIVSRLARVQFTVGYAAVLLAISCSILALGPHAHDVIVQRASTNVHNLAHGHLGTLLGSALVVDAGPLYFWLPFLTCLLALAELHLRTIRLMVAFLVGHIGATLLVAAALAASVEFGWLPMSITRASDVGMSYGALAVLGAMTAVIPSRWRAAWVGWWVAAGIASAIIGGDFTDAGHTVAVILGVMVSARFRQPIHWTPARYLMLAASSGFGFLMLAHHWGTMAATPVFGLLGAFVAYKLAKFAGGRGLPDLPLDGDDVLAVPQPAVAG, from the coding sequence ATGTTAGGGGGCATCGTGTCCCGGCTCGCCCGGGTCCAATTCACCGTGGGGTATGCCGCGGTGCTGCTTGCCATCAGTTGCTCCATCCTGGCCCTGGGCCCGCACGCGCATGACGTCATCGTTCAGCGCGCCAGCACGAACGTGCACAACCTCGCCCACGGCCACCTGGGCACTCTGCTGGGCAGCGCGCTGGTGGTCGACGCCGGCCCGCTCTACTTCTGGCTGCCCTTCCTGACCTGCCTGCTGGCGCTGGCCGAGCTGCATCTGCGCACCATCCGGCTGATGGTCGCCTTCCTGGTCGGCCACATCGGCGCGACGCTGTTGGTGGCCGCTGCCCTGGCCGCGTCGGTCGAGTTCGGCTGGCTGCCCATGTCCATCACCCGGGCCAGCGACGTCGGCATGAGCTACGGCGCGCTGGCGGTTCTCGGCGCGATGACGGCCGTGATCCCGTCGCGCTGGCGGGCCGCCTGGGTCGGCTGGTGGGTGGCAGCCGGCATCGCTTCGGCGATCATCGGCGGCGACTTCACCGACGCCGGCCACACCGTCGCGGTGATCCTGGGCGTGATGGTCTCCGCCCGGTTCCGGCAGCCGATCCACTGGACGCCGGCGCGGTACCTGATGCTGGCGGCGTCCTCGGGCTTCGGCTTCCTGATGCTGGCCCACCACTGGGGGACCATGGCGGCGACACCGGTGTTCGGCCTCCTGGGTGCCTTCGTCGCCTACAAGCTGGCGAAGTTCGCCGGCGGTCGCGGCCTGCCGGACCTGCCGCTCGACGGTGACGATGTGCTGGCCGTTCCGCAGCCGGCCGTCGCCGGCTAA
- the pheT gene encoding phenylalanine--tRNA ligase subunit beta: MRVPYSWLREIVAAGAPDWDVAPAELEQALVRIGHEVEEVATLGPVEGPLTVGRVTAIEELTGFKKPIRFCHVDVGEGKDREIVCGATNFAVGDLIVAALPGTTLPGDFQIAARKTYGRNSDGMICSAAELGLGADHSGILVLPPGTADPGADGAAVLGLDDVIFHLAITPDRGYCMSLRGLAREIACAYDLNFVDPAGSQVIKPLPVNGEAWPLTVQPGTGVRRFALRPVTGIDPAAVSPWWLQRRLLLSGIRAASPAVDVTNYVMLELGHPMHAHDRKRINGSFGVRFARPGETVVTLDDIERKLEPGDVLIVDDTATTAIGGVMGAASTEVRADSTDVLLEAAVWDPAAVSRTQRRLHLPSEAARRYERGVDPAISVAALDRCATLLADIAGGVVSDGLTDWRGEPPRDDWSLPPIEIAADLPDRVAGVPYAAGTTAKRLAQIGADVAERGDTLTVTPPSWRPDLVQPADLVEEVLRLEGLEVIPSVLPPAPAGRGLSDVQKRRRAIGKSLAQSGYVEILPTPFLPADVFDLWGLPADDPRRTTTDVLNPLEADRPHLATTLLPALLEALVRNVSRGLVDVSLYALAQVVQPTANTRAVDLIPVDRRPTEIEIAELDASLPRQPQHVAAVLTGLRERRGPWGPGRRAEAADAFEAVRIIARASGIDVRLRAAQQLPWHPGRCAEVLVGETPVGYAGQLHPAVIERSGLPKGTCALELNLDAMPITAALPAPRVSPFPAVFQDLSLVVPAHVPAQAVADAVREGAGELLEDLQLFDVFSGPQIGEDRKSLTFALRFRAPDRTLTEDDATAARDAAVRRAAEAVGAELRA; this comes from the coding sequence ATGCGCGTTCCGTACAGCTGGCTACGTGAGATCGTGGCGGCCGGCGCGCCGGACTGGGACGTCGCCCCGGCCGAGCTCGAGCAGGCGCTGGTGCGCATCGGCCACGAGGTCGAAGAGGTGGCCACCCTCGGGCCGGTCGAGGGACCCCTGACCGTGGGCCGGGTCACCGCCATCGAAGAACTCACCGGTTTCAAAAAGCCGATCCGGTTCTGCCACGTCGACGTCGGCGAGGGCAAAGACCGTGAGATCGTCTGCGGTGCAACCAACTTCGCCGTGGGTGACCTGATCGTGGCGGCGCTGCCCGGCACCACCCTGCCGGGCGACTTCCAGATCGCCGCCCGCAAGACCTACGGGCGCAACTCCGACGGCATGATCTGCTCGGCGGCGGAACTCGGTTTGGGCGCCGACCATTCCGGGATCCTGGTGCTGCCGCCGGGCACCGCCGACCCGGGCGCCGACGGCGCCGCGGTGCTGGGTCTGGACGACGTGATCTTCCACCTGGCGATCACGCCCGACCGCGGCTACTGCATGTCGTTGCGCGGCCTGGCCCGCGAGATCGCCTGCGCCTACGACCTGAACTTCGTCGACCCGGCCGGCAGCCAGGTGATCAAGCCGCTGCCGGTCAACGGCGAGGCCTGGCCGCTGACCGTGCAGCCCGGCACCGGCGTGCGGCGCTTCGCGCTGCGCCCGGTCACCGGCATCGACCCCGCGGCCGTGTCGCCGTGGTGGCTGCAGCGCCGGCTGCTGTTGTCCGGCATCCGCGCGGCCTCCCCGGCGGTCGACGTGACGAACTACGTGATGCTCGAGCTCGGTCACCCCATGCACGCCCACGACCGCAAGCGGATCAATGGAAGCTTCGGCGTGCGGTTCGCCCGGCCCGGCGAGACCGTGGTGACCCTCGACGACATCGAGCGCAAACTCGAGCCCGGCGACGTCCTCATCGTCGACGACACGGCGACCACCGCGATCGGCGGCGTGATGGGCGCTGCAAGCACCGAGGTGCGCGCCGATTCGACCGACGTGCTGCTCGAGGCCGCCGTCTGGGATCCCGCCGCCGTCTCGCGCACCCAGCGCAGGCTGCACCTGCCCAGCGAAGCCGCCCGCCGCTACGAGCGGGGCGTGGATCCGGCCATCTCGGTGGCCGCGCTGGACCGGTGCGCCACGCTGCTCGCCGACATCGCGGGCGGAGTGGTCTCCGACGGCCTGACCGATTGGCGCGGTGAGCCACCGCGCGACGACTGGTCGCTCCCGCCCATCGAGATCGCCGCCGACCTGCCGGATCGCGTCGCCGGGGTGCCCTACGCCGCGGGCACGACCGCCAAGCGGCTCGCCCAGATCGGCGCCGACGTGGCCGAGCGGGGCGACACGTTGACGGTCACCCCACCCAGCTGGCGGCCCGACCTCGTGCAGCCCGCCGACCTCGTCGAGGAGGTGCTGCGCCTGGAGGGGCTGGAGGTCATCCCGTCGGTGCTGCCGCCGGCGCCGGCCGGCAGGGGTCTGTCCGACGTGCAGAAGCGCCGCCGCGCCATCGGCAAGTCCCTGGCCCAGTCCGGCTATGTGGAGATCCTGCCGACGCCGTTTTTGCCCGCGGACGTGTTCGACCTGTGGGGCCTGCCGGCCGATGACCCGCGGCGCACCACCACCGACGTGCTCAACCCGCTGGAGGCCGACCGCCCGCACCTGGCCACCACGCTGCTGCCCGCATTGCTGGAAGCGTTGGTGCGCAACGTCTCTCGCGGCCTGGTCGACGTGTCGCTGTACGCCTTGGCGCAGGTGGTCCAGCCGACGGCGAACACTCGCGCGGTGGACCTCATCCCCGTCGACCGCCGGCCCACCGAAATCGAGATCGCCGAGCTCGACGCGTCGTTGCCGCGTCAGCCGCAGCACGTCGCGGCGGTGCTGACCGGCCTGCGCGAGCGCCGCGGACCCTGGGGCCCCGGCCGCCGGGCCGAGGCCGCCGACGCGTTCGAGGCGGTCCGCATCATCGCCCGCGCGAGCGGAATCGACGTGCGGTTGCGCGCGGCGCAGCAGCTGCCGTGGCATCCGGGTCGGTGTGCCGAAGTGCTCGTCGGGGAGACCCCGGTGGGTTACGCGGGCCAGCTGCATCCCGCGGTGATCGAGCGCTCCGGGCTGCCCAAGGGCACCTGCGCCCTCGAGCTGAACCTGGATGCGATGCCCATCACCGCGGCGCTGCCCGCGCCCCGGGTGTCGCCGTTCCCGGCCGTCTTCCAGGACCTCAGCCTGGTGGTGCCTGCGCACGTGCCGGCCCAGGCGGTGGCCGACGCCGTCCGCGAGGGCGCGGGGGAGCTGCTCGAAGACCTGCAACTGTTCGACGTGTTCTCCGGCCCGCAGATCGGCGAGGACCGCAAGTCGCTGACGTTCGCGCTGCGGTTCCGCGCGCCCGATCGCACCCTCACCGAGGACGACGCCACGGCGGCCCGCGATGCCGCGGTCCGCCGCGCCGCAGAGGCGGTCGGCGCGGAGCTCCGCGCCTAG
- the argB gene encoding acetylglutamate kinase — translation MSSATEALPTAVKAQVLAEALPWLKQLHGKIVVIKYGGNAMTDDTLRHAFAADMAFLRNCGVHPVVVHGGGPQITAMLRRLGIAGDFKGGFRVTTPEVLDVARMVLFGQVGRELVNLINAHGPYAVGITGEDAQLFTAVRRSVTVDGVATDIGLVGDVEMVNTAAVLDLIAARRIPVVSTLAPDAEGVVHNINADTAAAALAEALNAEKLLMLTDVEGLYTSWPDRGSLVSEIDTATLSQLLPTLEAGMIPKVEACLRAVTAGVPSAHVIDGRVEHCVLVELFTDEGTGTKVVSA, via the coding sequence ATGAGCTCCGCTACCGAAGCGCTGCCCACCGCGGTCAAGGCGCAGGTGCTCGCCGAAGCCCTGCCCTGGCTCAAGCAGCTGCACGGCAAGATCGTCGTCATCAAGTACGGCGGCAACGCCATGACCGACGACACGCTGCGCCATGCGTTCGCCGCCGACATGGCGTTCCTGCGTAACTGCGGCGTTCATCCCGTCGTCGTGCACGGCGGCGGCCCGCAGATCACCGCGATGCTGCGCCGGCTCGGCATCGCCGGCGACTTCAAGGGCGGATTCCGGGTCACCACACCGGAAGTGCTCGACGTGGCGCGGATGGTGTTGTTCGGCCAGGTCGGCCGCGAGCTGGTCAACCTGATCAACGCGCACGGGCCGTATGCCGTCGGCATCACCGGCGAGGACGCCCAGTTGTTCACCGCGGTGCGGCGCAGCGTCACCGTGGACGGCGTGGCCACCGACATCGGCCTGGTGGGCGACGTCGAGATGGTCAACACCGCCGCGGTGCTGGATCTGATTGCCGCACGGCGCATTCCGGTGGTGTCGACGCTGGCCCCGGATGCCGAGGGCGTGGTGCACAACATCAACGCCGACACCGCCGCGGCGGCGCTGGCCGAGGCGCTGAACGCCGAGAAGCTGTTGATGCTCACCGATGTCGAAGGCCTATACACCAGCTGGCCGGACCGCGGTTCGCTGGTCAGCGAAATCGACACCGCCACACTGTCACAACTGCTACCCACGCTGGAGGCCGGCATGATTCCCAAGGTCGAAGCCTGTCTGCGGGCGGTGACCGCGGGCGTGCCGAGCGCGCACGTCATCGACGGGCGGGTCGAACACTGCGTGCTGGTGGAGCTTTTCACCGACGAGGGCACCGGCACCAAGGTGGTGAGCGCGTGA
- a CDS encoding acetylornithine transaminase produces the protein MMNNYGTPPMALASGEGAVVTDVDGKAYLDLLGGIAVNVLGHRHPAIVEAVTHQMSTLGHTSNLYATEPSLALAEELVALLGAGNESATDARVFFCNSGTEANEVAFKLSRLTGRTKLVAAQEAFHGRTMGSLALTGQPSKQAPFAPLPGDVTHVPYGDADALAAAVDDATAAVFLEPIMGESGVVVPPEGYLVAARDITARHGALLVLDEVQTGMGRTGTFFAHQHDGITPDVVTLAKGLGGGLPIGACLAVGPAADLMTPGLHGSTFGGNPVCAAAALAVLRVLAEQNLVRHAEVLGKSLRHGIEALGHPLIGHVRGRGLLCGVALTAPRAKDAEAAARRAGFLVNAAAPDVVRLAPPLIITEAQVDGFVAALPGILDEAAGAAA, from the coding sequence ATGATGAACAACTACGGCACCCCGCCGATGGCTTTGGCCAGCGGCGAGGGCGCCGTGGTCACCGACGTGGACGGCAAGGCCTATCTCGACCTGCTCGGCGGCATCGCGGTCAACGTCCTGGGCCACCGCCACCCCGCGATCGTCGAGGCCGTCACCCACCAGATGTCGACGCTGGGCCACACGTCGAACCTGTATGCCACCGAACCGAGCCTCGCGCTGGCCGAAGAACTCGTGGCCCTGCTGGGCGCCGGCAACGAATCCGCTACCGACGCGCGGGTGTTCTTCTGCAACTCCGGCACCGAGGCCAACGAAGTGGCGTTCAAGCTGTCGCGGCTCACCGGTCGCACCAAACTGGTTGCCGCTCAAGAGGCTTTCCACGGCCGGACCATGGGCTCGCTGGCGCTGACCGGGCAGCCGAGCAAGCAGGCGCCGTTCGCGCCGCTGCCCGGCGACGTCACGCACGTGCCCTACGGCGACGCCGACGCCCTGGCCGCCGCGGTCGACGACGCCACCGCCGCCGTGTTCCTGGAGCCGATCATGGGGGAGAGCGGCGTCGTCGTCCCGCCCGAGGGTTACCTGGTCGCCGCCCGCGACATCACCGCGCGGCACGGGGCGCTGCTGGTGCTCGACGAGGTGCAGACCGGGATGGGCCGCACCGGAACGTTTTTCGCCCACCAGCACGACGGCATCACCCCCGACGTGGTGACACTGGCCAAGGGGCTCGGCGGCGGGCTGCCCATCGGCGCCTGCCTGGCCGTCGGGCCGGCCGCCGACCTGATGACACCCGGCCTGCACGGCAGCACCTTCGGCGGCAACCCCGTCTGCGCGGCGGCGGCGCTCGCGGTGCTGCGGGTGCTGGCCGAGCAGAACCTGGTCCGGCACGCCGAGGTGCTGGGCAAGTCGCTGCGCCACGGCATCGAGGCGCTGGGCCACCCGTTGATCGGCCACGTGCGCGGCCGCGGGCTGCTCTGCGGGGTGGCGCTCACCGCGCCCCGCGCCAAGGACGCCGAAGCGGCCGCGCGCCGGGCCGGATTCCTGGTGAACGCGGCCGCACCCGACGTCGTCCGGCTGGCGCCGCCGCTGATCATCACCGAAGCCCAGGTCGACGGCTTCGTCGCCGCGCTGCCGGGCATCCTCGACGAAGCAGCAGGAGCCGCAGCATGA
- a CDS encoding oxygenase MpaB family protein, whose translation MTGTVNACGSESADPLGPDSLTWKYFGDLRTGMMGVWIGAIQNMYPELGAAVEEHSILLREPLQRVARSVYPIMGVVYDGDRALQTGRQITSYHHTIKGTDAAGRRYHALNPETFYWAHATFFMLIVKVAEYFCGGLTEAEKRQLFAEHVQWYRMYGMSMRPVPDTWEDFQEYWERTGRDTLEINRATLDIFQMRIPKPKFVLMPTPVWDQIFRPLVAGQRWIAAGLFEPSVREKAGMRWTPGDEVLLRLFGKLVELAFVAVPDEIRLHPRALAAYRRAEGRLPSDAPLVEAPPFVAPPRDRRGLPMHYFPPPPKSPLDPALQPARALMERAGSLVHTTLSLAGLRAGRGRPKRPATAA comes from the coding sequence ATGACTGGCACTGTGAACGCTTGCGGGAGCGAATCCGCGGACCCGCTCGGACCAGATTCCCTGACCTGGAAGTATTTTGGCGATCTGCGCACCGGAATGATGGGTGTCTGGATCGGCGCGATCCAGAACATGTACCCCGAACTCGGGGCGGCCGTCGAGGAGCATTCGATCCTGCTGCGGGAGCCGCTGCAGCGGGTGGCCCGGTCGGTCTACCCGATCATGGGCGTGGTCTACGACGGCGACCGGGCATTGCAGACCGGCCGACAGATCACCAGCTACCACCACACCATCAAGGGCACCGACGCCGCCGGGCGGCGCTATCACGCGCTCAACCCGGAGACCTTCTACTGGGCGCACGCCACGTTTTTCATGTTGATCGTCAAGGTGGCCGAGTACTTCTGCGGCGGCCTGACCGAGGCCGAGAAGCGGCAGCTGTTCGCCGAGCACGTGCAGTGGTACCGGATGTACGGGATGAGCATGCGGCCGGTGCCCGACACGTGGGAGGACTTCCAGGAGTACTGGGAGCGCACCGGCCGAGACACCCTGGAAATCAACCGGGCGACGCTCGACATCTTCCAGATGCGGATCCCGAAGCCGAAGTTCGTCTTGATGCCGACCCCCGTCTGGGACCAGATCTTCAGGCCGCTGGTCGCCGGCCAGCGCTGGATCGCGGCGGGACTTTTCGAGCCCTCGGTGCGCGAGAAGGCCGGAATGCGTTGGACGCCGGGCGACGAGGTATTGCTGCGGTTGTTCGGCAAGCTCGTCGAACTGGCGTTCGTGGCGGTGCCCGACGAGATCCGGCTGCATCCCCGCGCGCTGGCCGCCTACCGCCGCGCCGAGGGTCGGCTGCCCAGCGACGCGCCGCTGGTCGAAGCCCCGCCGTTCGTGGCGCCGCCGCGGGACCGCCGCGGGCTGCCGATGCATTACTTTCCGCCGCCGCCCAAGTCGCCGTTGGACCCCGCGCTGCAGCCCGCCCGGGCCCTGATGGAACGCGCCGGATCCCTGGTGCACACCACGCTGTCGCTGGCCGGCCTGCGGGCGGGCCGCGGTCGGCCGAAGCGGCCGGCTACGGCCGCGTAG